In Portunus trituberculatus isolate SZX2019 chromosome 28, ASM1759143v1, whole genome shotgun sequence, one genomic interval encodes:
- the LOC123510334 gene encoding uncharacterized protein C19orf47 homolog isoform X1 produces the protein MSSISDTSTWLKFFTEAGIPAGEATNYAIIFTDNRIKTDMLLDLNREYLKDMGITVMGDVIAILKHAKVFSGQLSRQKVLQVTPAAPAQHETPPPAPAPKKSTPATRMLEHYVRKEGPPPSPPSTNPNLSQSLSSRLSSGTKRPLEEEDSGNGKRSSVFNRLGDNSVTSTTNENPKITITMHGKDVIRSSPVAENGTKKSSSVFGRLVFNEDSDSGAGERDLSLGKPLEYQGILKYTSKESAEKATPVKKLSNSSLGTISSATAMNADTTTSVKSRLGVQKSAGGGACSSAGIFARDIISKSPKASPISTLKGKVAPAVATIPTTPKSQPVGRTVVSAAASSSVSSTAGKKYVKKIVKVNKKTGEIMSEEMIPLKTDVFSRLGN, from the coding sequence ATGTCATCCATTAGTGACACCTCAACATGGCTCAAATTCTTCACGGAGGCTGGCATCCCAGCAGGCGAGGCCACAAACTATGCCATCATCTTCACTGACAATCGCATCAAGACAGATATGCTGCTGGACCTGAACCGGGAGTACTTGAAGGACATGGGGATCACAGTGATGGGGGACGTCATCGCCATCCTCAAGCACGCCAAGGTGTTCTCTGGTCAGCTCTCCCGTCAGAAGGTGCTACAGGTCACACCGGCTGCCCCTGCCCAGCATGAGACCCCGCCCCCTGCCCCAGCCCCTAAGAAGAGCACCCCAGCCACCAGGATGCTGGAACATTATGTCAGGAAGGAAGGGccacccccatcacctccctctACCAACCCAAATCTCTCACAGAGCCTCTCTTCACGTCTCAGCTCAGGCACCAAGAGGcctttggaggaggaagactcggGAAATGGCAAGAGGAGCTCGGTGTTCAATAGGCTTGGTGATAATTCTGTCACAAGCACCACCAATGAGAACCCCAAGATAACCATTACAATGCACGGGAAAGATGTCATCCGTTCGTCCCCAGTGGCAGAGAATGGCACCAAGAAGTCTTCTTCAGTCTTTGGCCGCCTGGTGTTCAATGAAGATTCTGACTCAGGTGCTGGGGAACGTGACCTGAGCCTGGGCAAGCCATTGGAGTACCAAGGTATTCTGAAGTACACCTCCAAGGAGAGTGCAGAGAAAGCAACACCAGTTAAGAAGTTATCAAACAGCTCTTTGGGCACCATAAGCTCAGCCACAGCCATGAAtgcagacaccaccaccagtgtcaaGAGCAGGCTGGGGGTGCAGAAGAGTGCTGGAGGTGGGGCCTGCTCCAGTGCTGGGATATTTGCCAGGGATATAATAAGCAAGTCTCCCAAAGCATCCCCCATCAGCACATTGAAGGGAAAAGTGGCTCCTGCTGTGgcaacaataccaacaacacCTAAAAGTCAGCCGGTGGGAAGGACTGTGGTCTCAGCGGCAGCTTCTTCATCTGTGTCCTCAACAGCAGGGAAAAAGTATgtcaaaaaaatt
- the LOC123510334 gene encoding uncharacterized protein C19orf47 homolog isoform X2, whose translation MSSISDTSTWLKFFTEAGIPAGEATNYAIIFTDNRIKTDMLLDLNREYLKDMGITVMGDVIAILKHAKVFSGQLSRQKVLQVTPAAPAQHETPPPAPAPKKSTPATRMLEHYVRKEGPPPSPPSTNPNLSQSLSSRLSSGTKRPLEEEDSGNGKRSSVFNRLGDNSVTSTTNENPKITITMHGKDVIRSSPVAENGTKKSSSVFGRLVFNEDSDSGAGERDLSLGKPLEYQGILKYTSKESAEKATPVKKLSNSSLGTISSATAMNADTTTSVKSRLGVQKSAGGGACSSAGIFARDIISKSPKASPISTLKGKVAPAVATIPTTPKSQPVGRTVVSAAASSSVSSTAGKKVRKLLAR comes from the coding sequence ATGTCATCCATTAGTGACACCTCAACATGGCTCAAATTCTTCACGGAGGCTGGCATCCCAGCAGGCGAGGCCACAAACTATGCCATCATCTTCACTGACAATCGCATCAAGACAGATATGCTGCTGGACCTGAACCGGGAGTACTTGAAGGACATGGGGATCACAGTGATGGGGGACGTCATCGCCATCCTCAAGCACGCCAAGGTGTTCTCTGGTCAGCTCTCCCGTCAGAAGGTGCTACAGGTCACACCGGCTGCCCCTGCCCAGCATGAGACCCCGCCCCCTGCCCCAGCCCCTAAGAAGAGCACCCCAGCCACCAGGATGCTGGAACATTATGTCAGGAAGGAAGGGccacccccatcacctccctctACCAACCCAAATCTCTCACAGAGCCTCTCTTCACGTCTCAGCTCAGGCACCAAGAGGcctttggaggaggaagactcggGAAATGGCAAGAGGAGCTCGGTGTTCAATAGGCTTGGTGATAATTCTGTCACAAGCACCACCAATGAGAACCCCAAGATAACCATTACAATGCACGGGAAAGATGTCATCCGTTCGTCCCCAGTGGCAGAGAATGGCACCAAGAAGTCTTCTTCAGTCTTTGGCCGCCTGGTGTTCAATGAAGATTCTGACTCAGGTGCTGGGGAACGTGACCTGAGCCTGGGCAAGCCATTGGAGTACCAAGGTATTCTGAAGTACACCTCCAAGGAGAGTGCAGAGAAAGCAACACCAGTTAAGAAGTTATCAAACAGCTCTTTGGGCACCATAAGCTCAGCCACAGCCATGAAtgcagacaccaccaccagtgtcaaGAGCAGGCTGGGGGTGCAGAAGAGTGCTGGAGGTGGGGCCTGCTCCAGTGCTGGGATATTTGCCAGGGATATAATAAGCAAGTCTCCCAAAGCATCCCCCATCAGCACATTGAAGGGAAAAGTGGCTCCTGCTGTGgcaacaataccaacaacacCTAAAAGTCAGCCGGTGGGAAGGACTGTGGTCTCAGCGGCAGCTTCTTCATCTGTGTCCTCAACAGCAGGGAAAAA